The Pseudomonas sp. G2-4 genome window below encodes:
- a CDS encoding RES family NAD+ phosphorylase, whose amino-acid sequence MNPLPWDGRWHAWRLDREVYKDTWDSGIGAQRTGGRWNPPGRRVIYASADPSTAILEVAAHLGFDALDRVPHLLTCFEVLDPALIKVVQAEDVPNPNWLAPARPSPNQQQFADDLLAQYPFVLIPSAVTQHSWNLLVSCDLAADQFRLVSQERFGLDTRLVK is encoded by the coding sequence ATGAATCCTTTGCCCTGGGACGGCCGATGGCACGCTTGGCGCCTTGACCGCGAGGTCTACAAGGATACGTGGGACAGCGGCATTGGGGCGCAACGAACCGGTGGCCGTTGGAATCCGCCTGGGCGGCGGGTCATCTATGCTTCGGCTGACCCGTCTACGGCCATTTTGGAAGTCGCCGCCCACCTGGGATTCGACGCATTAGATAGGGTGCCTCACCTACTGACATGTTTTGAAGTGCTGGATCCAGCGCTCATCAAAGTGGTTCAGGCCGAAGACGTACCGAACCCAAACTGGCTTGCTCCGGCTCGACCATCGCCTAATCAGCAGCAGTTTGCTGACGACCTGCTGGCGCAGTATCCCTTTGTACTGATTCCTTCGGCGGTGACTCAGCATTCCTGGAATCTGCTGGTGAGCTGCGATTTGGCGGCGGATCAGTTCAGGCTTGTCTCGCAGGAGCGGTTTGGCCTGGATACTCGATTGGTTAAGTGA